Proteins encoded by one window of Acinonyx jubatus isolate Ajub_Pintada_27869175 chromosome X, VMU_Ajub_asm_v1.0, whole genome shotgun sequence:
- the LOC128311518 gene encoding transcription factor BTF3 homolog 4-like → MNQEKLAKLQAQVRIGGKGTARRKKKVVHRTATADDKKLQSSLKKLAVNNIAGIEEVNMIKNDGTVIHFNNPRVQASLSANTFAITGHAEAKPITEMLPGILSQLGADSLTSLRKLAEQFPRQVLESKAPKPEDIDEEEEDVPDLVENFDEASKNEAN, encoded by the coding sequence ATGAATCAAGAAAAGTTAGCCAAACTTCAGGCTCAGGTCCGGATAGGGGGCAAGGGCACAGCTCGCAGAAAGAAGAAGGTGGTACATAGAACAGCTACAGCTGATGACAAAAAACTTCAGAGTTCTCTAAAAAAACTGGCTGTGAATAATATAGCTGGTATTGAAGAGGTGAACATGATTAAAAACGATGGGACAGTTATCCATTTCAACAATCCCAGAGTCCAAGCTTCCCTTTCTGCTAACACCTTTGCAATTACTGGTCATGCAGAAGCCAAACCAATCACAGAAATGCTTCCTGGAATATTAAGTcagcttggtgctgacagcttaaCAAGTCTTAGGAAGTTAGCTGAACAGTTCCCTCGGCAAGTGCTGGAGAGCAAAGCACCAAAACCAGAAGACattgatgaggaggaggaggatgttcCAGATCTCGTAGAAAATTTTGATGAGGCATCAAAGAATGAAGctaactaa